The following are encoded in a window of Caretta caretta isolate rCarCar2 chromosome 19, rCarCar1.hap1, whole genome shotgun sequence genomic DNA:
- the TMEM35B gene encoding transmembrane protein 35B yields MALVFPAIRVLLGLFFLLTGAVKLTDQISGELYQQLKSQFVQFADVFPLKEFGYKPEPEQYLQVVGWIEVVAGVLLAFGPQLLQEISNFVLTIVMIGAIYTLLVLKEPFSMCAPATICLGLLLLLNIRGRGGRAKSKFE; encoded by the exons ATGGCGCTCGTCTTCCCCGCCATCCGggtgctgctcggcctcttcttcCTGCTCACCGGGGCGGTGAAGCTGACGGACCAGATCTCGGGCGAGCTCTACCAGCAGCTG AAGTCCCAGTTTGTGCAGTTTGCTGACGTCTTCCCCCTGAAGGAGTTTGGCTACAAGCCAGAGCCGGAGCAGTACCTGCAGGTGGTCGGCTGGATCGAGGTGGTGGCCGGGGTGCTGCTGGCCTTTGGGCCGCAGCTTCTGCAGGAGATCAGCAACTTCGTGCTCACCATTGTCATGATCG gtGCCATCTACACCCTGCTGGTGCTGAAGGAGCCCTTCTCCATGTGCGCTCCGGCTACGATCTGCCTgggtctcctgctgctgctcaacATACGaggaagggggggcagggccaAGTCCAAGTTTGAGTGA